The sequence ACAAATTCTTCCTGCAAAAAGCGACTATCAAAGGGTAGATTGGCCCCGCGAATCACGGGGACGCCTTCAGTTACGTAGTCCTTTGAAACCAGCTTTGAGCCGAATGGCCCACCGTTGAGACTCCACTTTCCTGGTGCGGCAATCTCTTGGACAGTTACCCATTGACTACCGTGCGTCACGCTGGCCCACCCTCCTGCCGTTCCAGCAAGGCCCGCACGTTCTCGCCAATCCTCGCTTCCAGTTCGTGAGCTTCGGCGGTCAGGGTTTCCAGTTCTTCGTTCAGTTCGCTCAGGCGCACACCAAAGTCGAAGTCATCAGCAGCGCGGGCTTCCACGCCCACGTAGCGCCCAGGGTTCAGGCTCCAGCCCTGCGCGGCAATTTCGGCGCGGGTAGCGACTTTGCACAGGCCCGCAATGTCGCGGTACTGGCCGTCTGGGAACAGTTCGGTCATCTTCGCGGCGGTGCCGTGCTTGTCGTCCAGCTTGTCGGCCTCGCCCCGGTACAGGTTCACGATGTTGGCGAGCAGTTCCACCTGGTCGTCGCGCAGCTCGCGGATGGCGCGGGTCACCTGCTGGTAGGTGTTGCGGGCGTCAATGAACAGCACGGTGTCCTCGCGGGGCGTACCTTTCTTGCCCTTGTCCATGAACCACAGCGTGGCGGGCAGGGTCACGGTGTAGAAGAGGTTGGAACTGGTGGCGACCATCACGTCTACCACTCCGTCCTCAATCATCCGCTGGCGAATGAGTTGTTCGCTGCCGCGTGCGTCGCTGGCACTGTTCGCCATGACCACCCCGGCGCGGCCCCCACTGTTCAGGCTGCTGGCGATGTATTGCAGCCACAGGTAGTTGGCATTGTCGGTACTGGGTGTGCCGTAGGGCAGGCGCTTCTGGTCGTTGGAGATACGCTCCTTGTCCACGCCCTTGACGTTGAACGGCGGGTTCGCCATCGCAAAGTCGAACTTGCCGGGGCTAGCGTGCAGGTCTTCGTAGAAGGTGTTCCCCTGCTTGATGTCGCCGCTCAGCCCGTGAATGGCGAGGTTCATGCGGGCCAGCCGTGCGGTTTCGCTGGTCTTTTCCTGGCCGTACACGCTGAGGTCGTCGGCGGCGCTGCGCTGGTGCTGTTCTACAAAGCGGGCCGACTGCACGAACATGCCGCCCGACCCACAGGCGGGGTCATAAATCTTGCCGTGAAAAGGCTCCATGATCTCCACCATCAGCTTGACGAGGCTCTGGGGCGTGTAGAACTCGCCGCCCTTGCTACCTTCATTGCGTGCGAACTCGCCCAGGAAGTATTCAAAGACCCGCCCGAAAGCGTCCCCTTGCAACCCGGCGGTCAGGTCGGAGAAGGTAAACGACTTGAGCATCCCCGCCAGCAGGCTGTTGTCCAGACGGTTGTACATCTTGGGGAGTGCGCCCGTCAGGTCGGGGTTCTGGGCTTCTATGGCGTTCATGGCCTCGTTGATGGCCGCGCCGATGTTCGCGCCTTCGGGCAGCTTTAGCAGCTCCGAGTAGCGGGCCTTCTCAGGCACGTACAGCACGCCCTCAGCCATGAAGTCGTCGGGGTCGGCATCCAGCCCGATTTCCTCAGCTTTGTTCTGGAAACGGTAGTCAGCGTACGAGAGGAACACCAGACCAAGGACGGGTGTGCTGTACTCGTGGCTTTTGAGTTTGCTGTTGGCCCGCATCTGGTCAGCGGCGTCCCACAGGCGCTTTTCCAGCGCGGAGAGGTCAGTTGAGTTAGTCATTCTGAGAAGAGTCTAACCCGCGTTCACAGCGTCATAATCCCCACATTGCGGATGGATTGCGCAGGCAATGTCGGGAGATGGCATGGCAGCCATAATCCTTTTCCCCCGCATGAGCCAAGGTCGGCTATCCAGAGGGTCTAGTGATGGGCGTCTCCCAAGCGCATCGCTCGTCTGCCACCTTCACTCGCCTTGGGCCGCCCGGCGAGAACGGTAACGCTGCGACTTGGCCGCCTCCTGGCACGCCTTTGAGCAAAACCGCCTACGCCCTTTCATGAACGTGATACGGGTGCAGCCTGTACGCCCACACTGCCTCGGAAAGGCTGACCGGTCATTGCGGATCAGCAGCACGGACATCAGGGCGAGGGCCTGTATGCCCTGTTCAACGACCAATTCCACTTGCAGCGTCTCAGGGTTGACCAGCGGTACGACCCGGCTTGGCGTAGCGCGGAACCAGCTATTGAGCTGCTGCCCGATGCCATCCACCACTTCTCCTGCTTCGGATGCCCACTCCTGGGGCGTATACGCTTCGGCCAGCTTGCGGCGCGCATCCTCTGAAAGTGCATCAAGGTCAGCACCTGCAGTTTCCAGCCCCTGCAAACCTATCTCCTCCCGCTCTGCCTGGGTCCATGCATCAGGCGAAGCCGTTGTCAGCTTTTCAATACGGCTCCACATCAGGCGGAGGTCCTGTCCCGCCTTAAGCCATAGGTCCATAGATTCCCGCAGTTCAGGTTGACTGAAGAGCGCGTGTAAGGGGTGAACGGTGAAGAGTGGCCCCAGCTCCTGCGCGACTGCTTGCCACTCATCCGCAGTTGACCCGGCATGTAACGAGAGCAGCGCCTCCACTCGGCGTCGGTAATGGCCCTCGCTGCCGCCAGGGCGTGCGAACAAGTCCATCGTAGCCTCCGGCTGAGAAAAGATGATGACCTGGCCCCCGAGGTCTATGTCCACTTTCCCCTTCATAGACCAACTGGCAAACAGCCCGGCAGAATTGGCGTCACTGTTCATGTCACCTATAACAGTAACGCACGGCTCCGCAAAATATGAGGCATGACCAACCAGCACGAGCTGTCCCCCTCCGACACGACACTTCCACACCTCACCGAGGCACAGAGTGGCAAGCAGGACCAGCGCCGCACCCGCCGCCCTGAGGAAGTCAGCCGCATTCTCGGTATCGGGCGCAACACGGTGTACGAGCTGATTCGCACCGGCCAGCTGCGCAGCATCAGCGTGGGCCGCAAGATTCTGATTCCCCTCACGGCCATAGATGACTTCCTGGCCGGAGACACCAACTGAACTGAACGTTCTTGAGGAGCCGGTGGCCCATGCGCCCACTCGGCTCCTTATTTCATGCCCCTCTCCGCCTGAGTTTCAGCGACTTCTTCGGTCGCTGGGCCTGTCCCTATTGCTCCTGGAATCCATGCTGCCCGCAGACCCCACCACTCATCCCACGACTTACCAGTATCAGCTCCGCCACGGAACTGAGTACGCACCTGACCCGCTCTACGACACCACGTCCAAGCGGCGAAGACGTGCGACGCGGCTCTGGGGTGACGGTCAGGGGGTTTCTGCACGCTTGTTCCTGCTTCCGGGGAAGCTGCATCACCTCATTGTCGATATTGAGGGCTGCGACGACTTCTATTGGGACGGCCCCAGATTGGCCCAGCAGCAACTTCAGGCCATTCTGGGGAACGCTCCACGCTATGTCACTGTGGCGCGTTCAAGGAAGGGAAAGGTCCACGCGCATGTCGTGGTGGCCCTTGGCCTGGAAGACCCTAAGCAGCTACGCAAAGCAGGCTGTTGGCTGACACCTGTGAAGGGTGCACGGGGACTAGAGCGCCTGATGGCTTACCTCAGCAAGCCACGGGACGAGCGGGCCTGTCGCCCCGATAAGAGTGACGTGCTGAATTACAGCGCTGAAGAGCTGGAACAGCAGAGGCTGGATGCCTGCGAACTGCTCCTGGCCGCCAGAGCCAAAGGTCGGCTGCCCCGGGGGTCCTTCACCACCCATCTGCCGCGCCTGAAACCGGATCTCCCCACGCCCCTTCCAGCAACCGACGGGACCAGTTCCCCCAGTTCGCTGCCCACGGTAATCCCTGCGCTTGCGCTGGTGGCTCAGCGTGAATGCCGCTCTGCCCTACCTGTTCACGTCATGCCCATGCCTGTTTCCAGCCCTCCGCGACCAGGTGCCCAGGCGGTGCTGAAACCGCTTGCCTTTTCGCATGAGGCCTTGGCCCGTGCTCCCCCACAGCTATGCAGGGCAAGCTGACCCTCACCGCAGCCTCTGCCCTGCTTATGCCCACGGTCCGTTTTGCGGTGACCCACTTCCCTCACACAGCCCCGATCAGGCCAGAAAGGAAGACCCCATGATTCCACCCTAATACCCTCCGTATTTCCAACCGAAGACTGCCCGCACTCCTCCCCCAACCAGGCTCTACGCCGGGAGGAGTGGACTGCTGTCTCAAGGTCACCCCACTTCACTGACCGGGCACCACACCTTCGCTCACGGGCCTATCAGGCAGCGCTTTCACAAGACCTATTTGGCCCGCCATGCTTAGGTTTCCTGTGTTTATCCCCGTTTATACCCTCAGCACCTCGTGCTGCCGTACCGCCCCGGCTTCTGTACCGCAGGCTGCTTCCAGTGCCTGCACGGTCCGGTCCAGCTCACGGAACAGCTCACGCAGCTCGGGGCGCGGGCCGAGCGCCTCCTCCCCGATGGCGGAATAGGTGTCGGCCAGCAGGCGGTAGTACTGCAGTGTGCCCTCCTGCCCCTGCTTGAAGCGGTCAAAGTAAGCCTCGCGCTCGGCTTCTGGCCTGGCCAGGACATCCACCAGAATGTTTCGGGAGTTATGCAACTTGTCCGAGGCACTGACCAGCAAAGAGGAAGCTGGCTTGGACGGCAGCTTCGCCAGATAAGCCCGCTTGCGCTCCGGCCAGGGCGCTTTTTCCTCGCCTGCTTTTGGCGCCGCGTCGGTGGCGTCGTCTACTATCGCTGTCACAGCCGGGCCAAAGCGCTCCAGAATCTCGCGGCGTAGGTCGTCCGCGTCCCGGCCTGTATTGTCCGGGCCATCTTCCAGCGCGTCATGAAGGAGGGCTGCAATCGCCTCGTCTTCGGTCGCGCCAAACTCTAGCGCCACAGATGCGACGCCCAGCAGGTGCGAGAGGTAGGGGACTCGTTCGGTTTCACCCGGGCCAACCTTGCGGAACTGGCCTCGGTGCCAATGCACAGCCAGATTCAGGGCGTCGGTGAAGCGGTCAGATAGGGGGAACATGCCCTCACTCTAGTGGACAGATGAAAGCTCTATGAGCACTTTTGCCTGGAAACGTATACTCATCCCCCAAGTGGGTACTCAAGCTCATCCCCCTCATCCCCTTAGGCAGGAAAGATGAGAACGCTGCTCCTCAGTCTGCGCCCGTAAGTTTGGAAAAACGTGGCAAAAAAGCCCCACCAATTTCCAAATCTGTTTTGGAAAAACGTGGGGAAACCTGGCCATGAATTTCCAAAACCTGCCCCCAGCTCTGCCTGGTCAACCCTCATCGCTAGGCAAGTCCGGCTGCTGCGTTCCACTGCGTCCGTATGCGTTCTGCTGACACGCTGGCGCTTTTTAGAAGACTTGCGAACTCGGCTGGCATTAAAGGTCACGTCCATTGCCCGCTTCGGCTGGCTGCGGCCTGACTTACTGCGGCAATTCAACCAACCTGTTGAGCCGTTCGCGCCGCCGCTTCCAATCTGGCAGCACACGTCCCAGCAGCTGGTAATAGGCTGCGGAGTGGTTGAACTCCGTGAGGTGGCACAGCTCATGCAGCAGGACGTAATCAACGCATTCTTTGGGAGCCTGCACCAGCTTGGGATTGAACGTCAGCCGGCCCGACCGGGTGCAGCTCCCCCACTGCGTCCGCATCCTGCGCAGACTAAACTCGCCCGAATGGCTGATTCCGAAGTGTGCCGCGTGCTCTAAGCAGAACTCCATCCGCTCGGAAATCACTGCTGCGGCACGTGACCGAAGCCAGCGCTCGACGACCTGCTCAGCTCGGCCGGAAGTGCCCACCGTGACCAGCAGCTCACCGCGAACCACCTTGACTCCCTCCTGTTCACCGGTCAGCAGACGGAGGCGGTGCTGCCGGCCCAGATAGCGCCAGGACTCACCGCTGATGTACCGGCGTTCCGGCAAAGGGGGCGGTAGTTTTGCCAGCTCACGCTGTTGCCGGAGAATCCAGGCTCCCCGTTTCACCACCTTCAGCTCTACCGCATCCTCCGGCGCCTCCAGTGGCGCGACCGCCAGCACGCTGCCGTCCGGCCGCACCTCAATGCTCAGGGTCCGGCGGGCACGGCGCTTCAGGGTGTAAGGAATCCGGGCCGTGCCGTACTTCGCCGTTCTTTGTCCCTCGCTTCCTTTAGGCATCCCGGTGCCGTGCGACAGACAGGACTTTCTCGAACAGAGCGTCCCGGATGGAATGGGGAATGCGCTGCCCAGTTTCACGCTCAAGCTCGTAGAGGTGGTCGTCCATAGCATCAATCATGCGGTTCCGCACGCCCTGATTACTGTGCCAATCCCGGATTTTGAGGCTCTGAACCGCATCGTCAAAAGCCAGGGCAGCGGTGGTCAGCCGCTCGGCCAGGTCCGGCACCTCCCTCAAAGACTCTGACAATCCCTCTTCCAGCAGGCCACGGTAAGCCTGCGCCGCTTCACGCCCTTGCAGCCTGGGGTCGCCCTCACTCTGTCCCCGCTCACGGGCCAGCCGGGTCAGCTCCTGCGCCCGCTTGAGGTACTCCAGATCGGCCAGCCGGCCGGCACGGTGGTCCGCGATGGCCTCATCTACCAGTTCGGAGAGCCGCTTGTAAAACGTTGGGTCCTCTTCCATGCGCTCGGTCACGGCACGGCGGATTCGGCTCGCCATGGTGTCGGCCTTCGCGGCGTCCCCTTCAATCTGGGCGTCCTGCTCCTCAGCCGCCTCGGCATCAAAGAGGCTGACCGG is a genomic window of Deinococcus proteolyticus MRP containing:
- a CDS encoding type I restriction-modification system subunit M gives rise to the protein MTNSTDLSALEKRLWDAADQMRANSKLKSHEYSTPVLGLVFLSYADYRFQNKAEEIGLDADPDDFMAEGVLYVPEKARYSELLKLPEGANIGAAINEAMNAIEAQNPDLTGALPKMYNRLDNSLLAGMLKSFTFSDLTAGLQGDAFGRVFEYFLGEFARNEGSKGGEFYTPQSLVKLMVEIMEPFHGKIYDPACGSGGMFVQSARFVEQHQRSAADDLSVYGQEKTSETARLARMNLAIHGLSGDIKQGNTFYEDLHASPGKFDFAMANPPFNVKGVDKERISNDQKRLPYGTPSTDNANYLWLQYIASSLNSGGRAGVVMANSASDARGSEQLIRQRMIEDGVVDVMVATSSNLFYTVTLPATLWFMDKGKKGTPREDTVLFIDARNTYQQVTRAIRELRDDQVELLANIVNLYRGEADKLDDKHGTAAKMTELFPDGQYRDIAGLCKVATRAEIAAQGWSLNPGRYVGVEARAADDFDFGVRLSELNEELETLTAEAHELEARIGENVRALLERQEGGPA
- a CDS encoding CGNR zinc finger domain-containing protein gives rise to the protein MNSDANSAGLFASWSMKGKVDIDLGGQVIIFSQPEATMDLFARPGGSEGHYRRRVEALLSLHAGSTADEWQAVAQELGPLFTVHPLHALFSQPELRESMDLWLKAGQDLRLMWSRIEKLTTASPDAWTQAEREEIGLQGLETAGADLDALSEDARRKLAEAYTPQEWASEAGEVVDGIGQQLNSWFRATPSRVVPLVNPETLQVELVVEQGIQALALMSVLLIRNDRSAFPRQCGRTGCTRITFMKGRRRFCSKACQEAAKSQRYRSRRAAQGE
- a CDS encoding helix-turn-helix domain-containing protein, with product MTNQHELSPSDTTLPHLTEAQSGKQDQRRTRRPEEVSRILGIGRNTVYELIRTGQLRSISVGRKILIPLTAIDDFLAGDTN
- a CDS encoding HD domain-containing protein, whose translation is MFPLSDRFTDALNLAVHWHRGQFRKVGPGETERVPYLSHLLGVASVALEFGATEDEAIAALLHDALEDGPDNTGRDADDLRREILERFGPAVTAIVDDATDAAPKAGEEKAPWPERKRAYLAKLPSKPASSLLVSASDKLHNSRNILVDVLARPEAEREAYFDRFKQGQEGTLQYYRLLADTYSAIGEEALGPRPELRELFRELDRTVQALEAACGTEAGAVRQHEVLRV
- a CDS encoding M48 family metallopeptidase; translated protein: MPKGSEGQRTAKYGTARIPYTLKRRARRTLSIEVRPDGSVLAVAPLEAPEDAVELKVVKRGAWILRQQRELAKLPPPLPERRYISGESWRYLGRQHRLRLLTGEQEGVKVVRGELLVTVGTSGRAEQVVERWLRSRAAAVISERMEFCLEHAAHFGISHSGEFSLRRMRTQWGSCTRSGRLTFNPKLVQAPKECVDYVLLHELCHLTEFNHSAAYYQLLGRVLPDWKRRRERLNRLVELPQ